GATACTGAAAAGAGTTCCTTTCCAGAAATTATCGGTAACAGCAAACCAATGCGAAATATATTTTCCCTGATGAAGACTGTGGGTTCACATAACGTTAATGTTTTGATTACCGGTCCCACGGGAAGTGGAAAAGAGCTCATCGCCAAAGCACTGCATCGTGAATATAATTCTCGTGCTCCATTCATCGCTGTAAATTGTGCTGCAATACCAGAAAACTTATTGGAAAGCGAACTGTTTGGTTACACCAAAGGTGCCTTTACAGGTGCAATAAAAGATACAAAAGGAAAAATAGAAGCAGCCAATAACGGTACCCTTTTTCTGGATGAAATCGGTGATATGCCGCCAGCTTTGCAGGCAAAACTTTTGCGCGTTCTGCAGGATCGCATCATTACTCCTCTTGGTTCAAATAAGGAAATACCCGTTTCTTTCCGAATTATTACAGCAACCAATCAGAATCTGGATCAACTTGTAGCTAAGGGAACGTTTCGTGAAGACCTCTACTTTAGGTTAAATGTAGTAGAAATTGAACTTCCTCCACTTTCCAAAAGAAGGGATGACATACTTCCTCTTGCTGAATATTTTCTGCAAAAGTTTAATAAAAAATTTGGAAAACAAATTACTCAAATCAACCCCAAAACTGCTAACAAGCTGCTACAAAAAGACTGGCGTGGCAATGTGCGGGAACTGGAAAACACCTTGGAGAAGGCTGTATTACTATCTTCAGGAGATGACTTAGAAGCCGATTCTTTAGATATAAATGATGAAGATTTTAATCTCAATTCAATTGAACAACTTCCTTTGGAATGGAATGAATATCGTAAGTATAGAAAAAGAATAATCTCTCAACTTGATAAAAAATATGCAAATCAACTGATAGCAAAAACAGACGGCAATGTTAATAAAGCCAGTAAGCTGGGCAAGATTCCCAGACCACAAATCTATCGAATCTTAAGATAACTGTATCATTTATGGTTTTGTGTAACATTTTATTAACTATTTTATAAATACCTGCCTATCAAGACTTTATGATAGTAGATAACACTAATAATATTTCTTAAAATAATACTGTAGCATAATTGTTTCAGATTTGATTGTGCGAATTTTATTTTTATGCAACTATGAAAATATTTTGTCCGTCTCTAACATTCCATCTTTCATGCAGTTACGAATAGTGAACAAACATATTTCCGTGGTTTTTGTGGTTTGGCACAGGTAATGCATATTAATAGGGCGTGAGTTTTGAAAAGTGAAAAAATAAAAAATTTGAAAATGGAGGTAAACATGAAAAAAACTCTCACACTTTTTGCCCTGATGTTATTAGTATCTCAAATTCTATTTGCAGGTTCTATATCGGGTACAGTAAATGGAAACCCGGCCAATGGCTACATAGTAGAAGCATTTGAACCGGGTAATCCACAAGTTCATTATGAAGCTTTTGTTGAAAATGGAGCGTACACAATTACAGATGTCGATCTTGGTACTTATGTTGTCAAGTTATCTGGTATGGGATTTCACATATTTTATGATGGTGTAACTTCAGTGCAGCAGGCAACTCCTGTGGAAGTAACAGATGTAAATCCTGATGTGACAGGAATCGATTTTACTCTTAATGCAATCCCGCAAGGTATTATAATGGGAAGCGTAATGAGTAATGGTGGACCTGGAGGTCCTGGTGGACCTGGAGGTCCTGGTGGACCTGGAGGTCCTGGTGGACCTGGAGGTCCTGGTGGACCTGGAGGTCCTGGTGGTCCTGGCATGCTGGATGCTACTGTAAAATTGTATGATCAACTTCCTGTTGATCCATCTGTCTTACCAATTCAGGAACAGGATGTGATGGGAATGATGTTTATGTTTGAGTGTCTGGAATTTGGCACATATTATGTTTCACTGGAAATTCCCGATGAGCCTACCTTATATTATAATATGGTAGAAGATCCCAGCTTAGCTGATGCAATTGTGCTGGATGAAAATAATCCTGCAGCAGTGGATATCGATTTTTTCATTCAAGGAACTGGTCCTGGAACTGCCGAAATAAACGGAGTTGTTACAGATAACACAGGTGCAGCTGTAGAAAATGCCTATGTTGACCTGATTACTCAAAATGGTGGAATGCCCTGGTTCCAATTCTTTGCCGAAACAGATGAGAACGGCAACTTCATTATTTCAGAAATTCCCGCCGGAGAATATTATCTTTCTATAATGGCAGATGGTTATCTTCCCTATTTTTATGATGGAGTAACAAATTGGCAGGATGCTACGCTTATAACGATAGAAGACGATGATGTAATAACTATAGATCCAATTCTGCAACCACTTATTCTATATCAAGTTACAGGAATTGTATTGGATGATGAAGGAAATCCGATCGAAGACTGTTTTGTAACAGCATTTGAAGATGGAAATGGACCTGGACCTGGAGGTCCTGGTGGAATGATGGGTGAATGGTTTGCAAATACTACTGCTGATGGTACATTTGAACTCAATATTCCAGAAGGCGATTACTATTTTGCTGCTCATCTGATGGATTGGATGAATATGCAGGTTCAATATTACGATCACAAAACAAACTGGCAGGAAGCTGATCTGGTAACAGTAAATGCACCAGTTTCCGGAATCGATTTTGATTTTATTGTAGTTTCCTACAATTCAGTAGTTTCCGGTACAATTACCGATGTGGATGCACTTCCTGTAGAAGGCGCAAATGCTTTCCTCTATCCTGTAGATCCAAGTCAATGGTTCTTTGCTCACAGCTTCTCCGACGAAAACGGAATTTATGAAATAGATAATATTCCTCCCGGAGATTATTATTTCTCAGTGAATGCGCAAGGTTATCTTCCTTATTTCTTTGATGGTGTAACAAACTGGGAAGATGCAACAATCATCACAATCGCAGAAGACGATATGATCACGATAGATCCTGTTTTGCAATTACCTGTACTGTATACAGTTAGTGGTTATGTACTGGATGATGCTGGCAATCCGATTTCCGATGCAATCGTGTTTGCCCATTCCAACAACTGGAATCCCGGCAATCCCGGTGGACCTGGAAATCCTGGAAATCCTGGTGGAAACGGCTGTAACGGTGGAATTGGCAACTTGAATGCAAGTCCAGATGCAACCGGTTATTTTGAATTGGAAGTTCCCGAAGGAGAATACATTTTTGGAGCTCAAACTCTCGATCTATTCAATACTCAAATCCAATTTTACGATCATAAACCAAGTCCTGATGTAGCCGATGTTGTTCTGGTGGAAGATAATGTAACCGGAATCAACTTCGATTTCACAGCACCCGCTAATTATGATAACTCAATTTCAGGTGTTGTTACATTAGCAACATTGCCAGTTGAGAATGCAATGGTGACCTGTGTATCAGTAGATCAAACATTCAGTACAGCTAGTTTTACAAACGAACTTGGACAATATGAACTTACAAACCTTCCCGAAAATGATTATTACATTTTCGCTATCAGCGATGGCGGAGTTCCTACTTATTATCCAGGTGTAATCGACTTTGAAGATGCTGTTACAGTAAATGCTCTTGGCATTGTAACTGGAATCGATTTCGAGATCATTCCAATAAATGGCAGTGGCTATCTTGGTTTGAACGGTTATGTAACGAATAGTCAAAATGAACCTTTGGCTAACTCTACAATTTCTATCAGTGACAATGAAGGAAATATTGTGGCAGTAGCTCAAACCAATGGCGACGGTTATTATGAAGTAAATACCGTAAACACAGGTGAAGTAACCGTTTATGCTACTAAAATGTTCTACAATACTTCCAGCACAAGCACAACGATGAACAATAATACCAGCATCGACTTTACTCTGGAACCAACCGGACCAACCGGAACAGATGATACTCCGGAAATTGGAGATCTTCTTTCAATCAACAATTATCCAAATCCGTTTAATCCTTCAACTACTATCAGCTTTAACCTTCCAGTTTCTGGAAAAGTAGACCTGGAAGTTTATAACGTGAAAGGTCAGATGGTAACCAGACTGATTGATGATCAAATGGAAGCCGGAGTTCACAGTGTAGTTTGGAATGGAGTTGATTCCAATCAGAAATCAGTATCCAGCGGCATCTATTTCTACAAGATCAAAGCTGCAAATCAAAGCAGAACAAATAAGATGATCTTGATGAAATAAAATATAGATAATCAGTCGGCGGCTTTTGGCCGTCGGCTGGTATTTGTGGAATGAAAAATGCTAACTTATTTTGTTATGGGAGGATAAGATGAAAAAGATCATCTTGATTTTGTTTTTAGTTTTTAGCTATTTAGTTCTTAATGCATACTCGATAAGTGGATATACAAACCTTCTGGATTCACCGGTGGAAGATGCGATCATAGAATTACATTCACAACAACCTGGAATGAATTTCTTTCCAGTTGATATGACCATCAGTAATGAAGATGGATATTATCAGTTTGATATAGATTCTCCTGGAATGTATTTTGTAAGCGCAATGATTCAGGCTCCTTATTGTCAATTCCTCTTTTATGATAATGTTTTCATACCCACAAATGCAACTTCCATCCACATCTCCAATATGAATCCCGATCAGGAAAATATAAATTTTGATTTTCAGGCTAACTTCCCTGGTGGAGATAACTCAGTTACAGGTTTAGTAGCCGATATTTCCAATCAGCCGATAGAAAATGTTCTGATCGATTTATTTCCAGAACAATATAGCGCTCCTTGGCTAGCAACTTTTTCAACCAATTCTGACGAGAATGGAATTTATAATTTGGAAAATATTCCAGATGGAAATTATCTTTTGACTGCAATTCATCCAAACTATCTTCCCTATTTTTATAATGGAACACCCGCCTGGCCACAAGCTGAGATAATAACTCTGGAAAATGGAACGATTGAAGAAATAAATATCACACTTGAATCTAACAACATATACACAATTTCCGGTTATGTTTATGATGAACCATCTGGCAATCCAATTTTTGGAGCAGAGATTTATGCCTTTTCTCTGAGTGGATCAAATCCGCAAGGAAATGGCATGGGTGGAATGGGAATACCAATCAGTTTTTCAGATCAAAATGGATATTATGAGTTATTTGTAACTGAAAATGAATATCTTGTAATGGCAAAAGATATCCAGACAAACAGTGTGGAATTTTATGATGATGCTGCTACACCATTGGATGCAACCTGGATTCAATTAAATCAGAATGTTGACAATATCGATTTTGATTTGAACGAAGATATGGGGGGGGATTATTCTGTCAGTGGTACTCTAAGTATCGATGGATCTGCAGGACAAGGTGTTCCCATGCTTGCTGTTGCAGTTTCCAGTGATGAAGAATGGGAAAAAACTGTTTCTGCTGATGCTATAAATGGTGGTTATGTAATTCCAGACCTTCCCGGTGGAGAATATTACATTTATGGTTTTTCTCCTATCTCGATTCCTACTTTTTTTGAAGATGCCATCAATTATGAAGATGCTGTTTTGCTGGAAGTTGTATCAAATGTTAACGATATAGATATCGATATGCATATTGCTCAGGAAACAGGTTATCTGGGTTGCAACGGCTTTGTGTTGGATGAAACGGGTGAACCTGTTGCCAATGCCACTGTAGCTTTTATTGATCCCTTTGGAAATGTGCAGGATTATGCTTATACTGATGGCAATGGCGAATATAATCTTCCTTCTTTGAACAACTTGAATTACACTGCATTCGCAACAAAAGTATTCTATAGTTCCGATGAAGCTCAATTGCCTGTAAACGGTAATTTAACCTGGAATTTCACTTTAACAGATCCCAATACAGAAGCTGGAGAAGAATTACCGCAACAGCAAAGTAATTTAAGAATTTTTCCCAATCCCTTCAATCCTTCCACAACGATCAGCTTTGATACAACGCAAACATCCGCGTTTGCGACGATCGAAATCTACAATCTGAAAGGACAGAAAGTGAAATCCTTTGCAAATCTTCCAGTCAGCCAATCATCAAATCACAAAATAGTCTGGAATGGTGATGATGATAATCAAAGACCCGTTTCCACTGGAGTTTATCTTGTTAGAATCAGATCTGGAAATTATCAGGAAACTGGGAAATTACTTCTTCTTAAATAATCTCAGTAACCTCTGATAAAAAAAACCTGCCAGGTTTGGAAAAAACTGGCAGGTTTTTTAATCGAAAGAATTCCTCGCTGCTCTACATCGGGGTTTCCAAATTTTCTTCCCTGTTTGAGGGGAGATCCGGCAGTTGCCGGAGAGGGATAAATAATGAAAATTCGATTTTCAGCTTGCTGAAATAAATTTAGCGAAATACACCTTGGCTCTGCCACGGTGATAGTCAAATTTAAGAATTTTCTTTATTTTTTATTTATCTTATTCCACACCCAAAACTTCATTGATGATCTTAACCATCTCTGCTTTTGGATAGGCACCGGAAAACATTCTGGGCTGGCCTTCTGTGGGAATGAATAAAATCGAGGGAATGCTGCGAATTCCAAACATTCCAGCCAACTGCTGCTGCTCATCTGTATCTACTTTATAAATTATCAGCTTATTTTCATATTCTTCGGAAAGTTCCACCATGATCGGTGCAACCTGTTTACAAGGTCCGCACCAGTCGGCATAAAAATCGATAATTGCCGGCAGTTCGCCTTCATAATTCCATTCTGCCGAATTTTCATAATCAAAAATTTTTGTTTTAAAAGATTCAAGATTCAAATGTTCAATTTCCCGGGAATCGCCTGCAGTGAGAAAGATGACTGCAGAAAGTAATAGTATTGGTAAAAATATTTTTTTCATTGTAAAGAACTCCTACTGTCTGATTTCTAATAATTTATCGATTTTCTTCTGATCAAATCCCACCACCGGAACATTGTTGATCCACATCTGCGGAACACCCTGCTGACCGGTTTTACGCATCATATCCTGAGCTGCTTTCTGATCTCTGGAAACATCGATATCTTTAAATTTGATCTTGTTTTCTTTCAGGTAGCTTTTCAATTTTCTGCACCAGCTGCAGGTTGGCGTGCTGAAAACAATAACTTTTTTCATTTTCTTCATCTCCTTTATTTTTTCATCTTTTATCTTTAATATAATTCAATATTACACAATGTCAAATAGTTTGCTGAAAGTAAGGAATTTTGCTTTTAAATATTTTCGGAATATCAGTTTGGGATTGAAAATGATATTTCATTATAAATATTCAATTTCATAAAAATTATGATTGACTTTCCCTGCTATTATATTGATTTCTCGATCATGAAAAAGAAATTAATTGAAATTGATCTGCTGATCCAAAACGGATTGCTGTTAACTTATAATCAAAAACCCCGAATCGGCAGTGTTGCCATCCAAGATAACAAGATCATGGAAATTGGGGAAAACGCGACTTTAGAAAGAAAATACAATTGGAAAAATCTGCTGGATGCCACCGGAAAGATCGTGATGCCGGGATTTGTGAACACCCATACTCATGCAGCCATGAGCTATTTCAAGGGCTTGGCGGACGATCTGCCATTAATGGATTGGCTTACCAATTTCATCTGGCCGGCAGAAAAACATTTTCTGACTGCTGAATTCGTGTATGATGCAGTTCTACATGGATGCGCCGAAATGATCCGTCACGGTATAACCTGTTTTAACGACATGTATTTTTTTGGTGATGAAGCGGCACAAGCTGCTCAAAAAGTAGGCATTCGAGCAGTTTTGGGTGAAGGAGTTCTGGATTATCCGGCGGTAAAATATCAAAATGCAGATGAGATTTTTGCCTATATTTCGGAAATGCATGCCAAATATAAAGATCATGGTCTGATAGATTTTGCTGTGGCTCCTCATGCAATTTACACTTGTGGAAAAACCAATCTGATCAAAGCAAAAGAGCTGGCGGCAAAACTGGGAATTCTTCTGCATCTGCATCTTTCGGAAACCAGACAGGAAGTTGAAGATTGCCTGAAAGAACACAGCGTGCGCCCCACAGAATATTTGAATCAGCTGGGAATTTTCGAGCAACCTGTCGTTGCTGCTCATGCCATCTGGCTGAGTAGAGAGGAACATGATATTCTGGCGGAAAAAAATGTCTCTATTGCCATCAATACCAGTAGTAATCTGAAGCTGGCTTCCGGTTTCGATTCCTTTGCCTATTATCTGAAAGAAGGCATCAACCTGAGCCTGGGAACAGATGGCGTAGCCAGCAACAACAATCTGAGTATGCTGCAGGAGATCAGTTTAACGGCAAAATTGCAGAAAGCGCTCAATAATGATCCGACCATTCTGCCAGCCCGGCAGATGATCGAAATAGCCACGCTGGGCGGTGCAAAAGCTCTGCAGAAGCAGAACTCGATCGGCTCATTGCAGGAAGGCAGACTTGCCGATCTGATCACAATCGATATTAACAGTCTGGAAGCTCTTCCCATCTACGATCCTTTTTCGCATCTTGTCTATTCGCTTTCTTCCGAACATATTAAAGACGTGGTGATTAATGGCAATATCGTGATGAAAGATCGCCAACTGCAATTTGTGGAAGAAGCCGAATTGCTTGCAAAAGCCCGCTATCACCAGCAAAAAATTACAGAATTTGTGGCAAAGTGATCTGTCAGTGTATCAGATAGTTTTTGTGGTATCTGTTCCTGAAGTCTTGTTTTTTCTTCTTTTAAGATGATTCAAGATCGAAGGCAGAAGTGCCAGCAGTCCCAGCAGAATAAAAGCCAGTAGAATGTTCCATGAGAAAATATCTTTCAGTGAATTGATCGTATTCAATTGATTTCCGGTATAAGTATAAACCAGCGAACCCGGTAAAATGCCAAAAGCCGTGGTCCAGGCATAAGTACGCAATGGAATTTTGGTTAGCCCGGCAAAGAGGTTGATCATCCAGAAGGGAAAAAGCGGAATGAACCGCAAAGAAAGCAGATAGCTATAGCCATTGATCTTTAGTTCTTTATTGAATTTCGCCAGTTTATCAGCATATTTTTCCTGCAGCTTTGTTCCCAGCAGATAGCGTGCAAACAGAAAAACTCCGATAGCACCGGAAGTTGCTCCCACATTCACATACAAAGCTCCCAAAATGGTGCCGAAAACCAAACCGCCTGTAAGAGTGAGAATGGTAGCACCCGGAATGGAAAAAGCCACCGAGACTGCATAGATCAAAATGAATAGAATAACGGCTAAAAGATAGTTGGCATCAACATATTCCTGCAAAATACTTTTCTGTTCCTGCAGATTTTCGAAGGTAAGATATTTGTGAATGCCGGTAAATCTGATTGCCGCAATGATCAGGATTATCACCAGCAGGATAAGCAGTTTTTTCTGGTATGATTTCATAACTGATCCTATTGTTTCTCAGTTGATTTTGTCAGTAGCGTCACGTTGTCTTTGGTGAAGAAGCCGGTGAAATCTCCGTAACGATGAATGTATTCATTCACCAGCAAAGTAGTTGGCGAAGCTTCTGTAAAAGTTTGTTTCAAACCTGCGGCAGGCGAACCGATCAATTCAACCAGAAATTCCATTTTGTCTTCTTTCAGTTTTTCATAAACAGTTTCTATTTCATCAGTTACGAATGCCATGTGATGCGTTCTCGTACCATAATTATAGATGAATTTTTCGGTGGGACCGGATTCTTCCAGATTTTTGAAAGGAACAATTCCGGAAGTGAAAACCATGGCAAAATCCTGGCTGGAAAGCCGGGCAACGTTGGTGATAGAATTGAAGCTTTTCACATAGATGGCGAAATCGAAATGATAATTGGTGAGTTCCATAAATTCGATGATAGCAGCATCACGATCTTCGGCTCGCACGCGAGTAGCTGTATGATCCAATAAACCGATCCTGCCGAGATATTGACGGGCTGGTTTTGATAAATTCCAATTAAGTGGTTTGGAGTCGGCAGTCTGATATTTTCCTGATCCTTTTTTCCATTCGATGACACCGATGGAAATGCCGGTATATTGCGAAGGAACAGATTGGATGAATTTGAAATTTTCTGTTTCCAGCGGCTTTTTCTGCAGGAATTTTGTGCTCCGTTTTGTTTGAATTTCAAAATATCGGGCGACATCTTTTGCTTTAAATACAAAGCTCTCTAATCTGGTATTGGGCAGATGTTGCGATTTGGGATTAAGATTGAATTCCCGAAATGGATTTTCCGCATTTTTTCTGCTGCGCAATAGAATATCGGCAGAACCTTTTTGCATCAGCAGGCAATTCACAAAATTTTCATCCTCAAATGCAGAATCAAATTTATAGCCGGTATAATCCAGAAATTCCTGAGCTGCCGGTTCTAGATTTTGCGGTTCGGTATTAATGATGACCGCCTGCAGGCCATCCACCAATTCTTGCAATCCCAATTCAGTCTGTTCCAGTGCGACGCGTTTCACCTCTTTCTGCAAAAATTCATCGCTGTTTTTAAAATCATAAAAGGAATCTTTGTGTTCTGGATGTACCGGACACTTGCCATTCTCTATTTCATCATGTACTTCCTGGCATATTGAACATACAATTTTTGGCATCTTCTCTCCTTACAAAAAAAGTTTTTCGATCAATTTTTTCATCCAGTCTTTGAATGAGCGTTTCATATATTCAAAACTGAGTCGCTGGAAGATCTCTGCCTGGGTGGGATAGGAAAAAATAAC
This genomic interval from Candidatus Cloacimonadota bacterium contains the following:
- a CDS encoding carboxypeptidase regulatory-like domain-containing protein, translated to MKKTLTLFALMLLVSQILFAGSISGTVNGNPANGYIVEAFEPGNPQVHYEAFVENGAYTITDVDLGTYVVKLSGMGFHIFYDGVTSVQQATPVEVTDVNPDVTGIDFTLNAIPQGIIMGSVMSNGGPGGPGGPGGPGGPGGPGGPGGPGGPGGPGGPGMLDATVKLYDQLPVDPSVLPIQEQDVMGMMFMFECLEFGTYYVSLEIPDEPTLYYNMVEDPSLADAIVLDENNPAAVDIDFFIQGTGPGTAEINGVVTDNTGAAVENAYVDLITQNGGMPWFQFFAETDENGNFIISEIPAGEYYLSIMADGYLPYFYDGVTNWQDATLITIEDDDVITIDPILQPLILYQVTGIVLDDEGNPIEDCFVTAFEDGNGPGPGGPGGMMGEWFANTTADGTFELNIPEGDYYFAAHLMDWMNMQVQYYDHKTNWQEADLVTVNAPVSGIDFDFIVVSYNSVVSGTITDVDALPVEGANAFLYPVDPSQWFFAHSFSDENGIYEIDNIPPGDYYFSVNAQGYLPYFFDGVTNWEDATIITIAEDDMITIDPVLQLPVLYTVSGYVLDDAGNPISDAIVFAHSNNWNPGNPGGPGNPGNPGGNGCNGGIGNLNASPDATGYFELEVPEGEYIFGAQTLDLFNTQIQFYDHKPSPDVADVVLVEDNVTGINFDFTAPANYDNSISGVVTLATLPVENAMVTCVSVDQTFSTASFTNELGQYELTNLPENDYYIFAISDGGVPTYYPGVIDFEDAVTVNALGIVTGIDFEIIPINGSGYLGLNGYVTNSQNEPLANSTISISDNEGNIVAVAQTNGDGYYEVNTVNTGEVTVYATKMFYNTSSTSTTMNNNTSIDFTLEPTGPTGTDDTPEIGDLLSINNYPNPFNPSTTISFNLPVSGKVDLEVYNVKGQMVTRLIDDQMEAGVHSVVWNGVDSNQKSVSSGIYFYKIKAANQSRTNKMILMK
- a CDS encoding carboxypeptidase regulatory-like domain-containing protein encodes the protein MKKIILILFLVFSYLVLNAYSISGYTNLLDSPVEDAIIELHSQQPGMNFFPVDMTISNEDGYYQFDIDSPGMYFVSAMIQAPYCQFLFYDNVFIPTNATSIHISNMNPDQENINFDFQANFPGGDNSVTGLVADISNQPIENVLIDLFPEQYSAPWLATFSTNSDENGIYNLENIPDGNYLLTAIHPNYLPYFYNGTPAWPQAEIITLENGTIEEINITLESNNIYTISGYVYDEPSGNPIFGAEIYAFSLSGSNPQGNGMGGMGIPISFSDQNGYYELFVTENEYLVMAKDIQTNSVEFYDDAATPLDATWIQLNQNVDNIDFDLNEDMGGDYSVSGTLSIDGSAGQGVPMLAVAVSSDEEWEKTVSADAINGGYVIPDLPGGEYYIYGFSPISIPTFFEDAINYEDAVLLEVVSNVNDIDIDMHIAQETGYLGCNGFVLDETGEPVANATVAFIDPFGNVQDYAYTDGNGEYNLPSLNNLNYTAFATKVFYSSDEAQLPVNGNLTWNFTLTDPNTEAGEELPQQQSNLRIFPNPFNPSTTISFDTTQTSAFATIEIYNLKGQKVKSFANLPVSQSSNHKIVWNGDDDNQRPVSTGVYLVRIRSGNYQETGKLLLLK
- the trxA gene encoding thioredoxin produces the protein MKKIFLPILLLSAVIFLTAGDSREIEHLNLESFKTKIFDYENSAEWNYEGELPAIIDFYADWCGPCKQVAPIMVELSEEYENKLIIYKVDTDEQQQLAGMFGIRSIPSILFIPTEGQPRMFSGAYPKAEMVKIINEVLGVE
- a CDS encoding glutaredoxin family protein, which codes for MKKMKKVIVFSTPTCSWCRKLKSYLKENKIKFKDIDVSRDQKAAQDMMRKTGQQGVPQMWINNVPVVGFDQKKIDKLLEIRQ
- a CDS encoding amidohydrolase, which codes for MKKKLIEIDLLIQNGLLLTYNQKPRIGSVAIQDNKIMEIGENATLERKYNWKNLLDATGKIVMPGFVNTHTHAAMSYFKGLADDLPLMDWLTNFIWPAEKHFLTAEFVYDAVLHGCAEMIRHGITCFNDMYFFGDEAAQAAQKVGIRAVLGEGVLDYPAVKYQNADEIFAYISEMHAKYKDHGLIDFAVAPHAIYTCGKTNLIKAKELAAKLGILLHLHLSETRQEVEDCLKEHSVRPTEYLNQLGIFEQPVVAAHAIWLSREEHDILAEKNVSIAINTSSNLKLASGFDSFAYYLKEGINLSLGTDGVASNNNLSMLQEISLTAKLQKALNNDPTILPARQMIEIATLGGAKALQKQNSIGSLQEGRLADLITIDINSLEALPIYDPFSHLVYSLSSEHIKDVVINGNIVMKDRQLQFVEEAELLAKARYHQQKITEFVAK
- a CDS encoding TVP38/TMEM64 family protein — its product is MKSYQKKLLILLVIILIIAAIRFTGIHKYLTFENLQEQKSILQEYVDANYLLAVILFILIYAVSVAFSIPGATILTLTGGLVFGTILGALYVNVGATSGAIGVFLFARYLLGTKLQEKYADKLAKFNKELKINGYSYLLSLRFIPLFPFWMINLFAGLTKIPLRTYAWTTAFGILPGSLVYTYTGNQLNTINSLKDIFSWNILLAFILLGLLALLPSILNHLKRRKNKTSGTDTTKTI